A portion of the Natronococcus sp. AD-5 genome contains these proteins:
- a CDS encoding helix-turn-helix domain-containing protein produces the protein MSIITEFTIPAEAFALEYTFDTVPNATIEVERLASHSREWVMPFCWVIGDDLEEIENALRNDPTVDEIRVLDRTAGVSYVTVHWSEAVQTLVDRIVDRHGIMQDVEATDGIWYLKLKFLDQEAVTAFQRYFREQDRSFELQRLSDGTAPKEREYDLTADQREALVTALEMGYFDVPREAQIEELAAELDISTNAVSQRLRRATRNLTRNTLTVSPSGGVSDVG, from the coding sequence ATGAGTATCATCACCGAGTTCACGATTCCGGCGGAGGCGTTCGCACTGGAGTATACGTTCGATACCGTCCCGAACGCGACGATCGAAGTCGAACGCCTCGCGAGTCACAGCCGCGAGTGGGTCATGCCGTTCTGCTGGGTGATCGGCGACGACCTCGAGGAGATAGAGAACGCGCTCCGGAACGATCCGACCGTCGACGAGATTCGGGTACTCGACAGAACGGCCGGCGTCAGTTACGTTACCGTCCACTGGAGCGAAGCCGTCCAGACGCTCGTCGATCGGATCGTCGATCGACACGGAATCATGCAGGACGTCGAGGCGACCGACGGGATCTGGTATCTCAAACTGAAGTTTCTCGACCAAGAAGCCGTCACCGCGTTTCAGAGGTACTTCCGCGAACAGGACCGCTCGTTCGAGTTACAGCGCCTCTCCGATGGAACGGCGCCGAAAGAGCGGGAGTACGACCTGACGGCCGACCAGCGCGAGGCGCTGGTGACCGCGCTGGAGATGGGGTACTTCGACGTCCCCCGGGAGGCGCAAATCGAGGAGTTAGCGGCGGAACTCGATATTTCGACGAACGCGGTGTCGCAGCGGTTGCGTCGCGCGACTCGAAACCTCACCAGAAACACGCTGACCGTCTCCCCGTCAGGCGGAGTTTCCGACGTGGGCTAA
- a CDS encoding elongation factor 1-beta — MGKVAAKIKVMPDSPEIDLDALQERLESSLPEGAKINGVEREEVAFGLVALYPTVIVPDGAGGTEAVEETFTDVDGVESVGVENVGRI; from the coding sequence ATGGGAAAAGTAGCAGCCAAGATCAAGGTCATGCCGGATAGCCCCGAAATCGACCTGGACGCGCTCCAGGAACGACTCGAGAGTAGCCTCCCCGAGGGCGCCAAGATCAACGGCGTCGAGCGCGAGGAAGTCGCGTTCGGCCTCGTCGCCCTCTACCCGACCGTCATCGTCCCCGACGGCGCGGGCGGCACGGAAGCCGTCGAGGAGACGTTCACGGACGTCGACGGCGTCGAGAGCGTCGGCGTCGAGAACGTCGGCCGTATCTAA
- a CDS encoding CPBP family glutamic-type intramembrane protease, with product MSTEEEDRSGVGRLSDRFDRLTWVQKSLLTGALLTLLWTQLVPGELERRAVVDAILLIGGPLTLGLAHGNRVGWNVNRTAVRNAALLSLFVLPFYVVGSTLPTIRTFYPMWETSAAPAEFVPHAIKLFTLALAAETYYRGLLCVGVREIGFKAVFISPVVYMIHHSSKPPIEFLLSGPTDVLFGAVDYKSDSILPSVIAHGVGLVLLDWLVLHDPLFDPTAFLRSLEWIPVPI from the coding sequence GTGTCGACGGAAGAGGAGGACCGAAGCGGCGTCGGCCGGCTCTCCGACCGGTTCGATCGACTCACCTGGGTCCAGAAGTCGCTACTGACCGGCGCCCTGTTGACGCTGCTGTGGACGCAGCTGGTCCCCGGCGAACTCGAGCGCCGGGCCGTCGTCGACGCGATCTTGCTGATCGGCGGCCCGCTGACGCTCGGACTCGCGCACGGCAACCGCGTCGGCTGGAACGTCAACCGGACCGCCGTCCGGAACGCGGCGTTGCTCTCGCTGTTCGTCCTCCCCTTCTACGTTGTGGGATCGACGCTTCCGACCATCCGCACGTTTTACCCGATGTGGGAAACCTCGGCCGCCCCCGCCGAGTTCGTTCCCCACGCCATCAAGCTCTTCACGCTGGCGCTGGCCGCCGAAACCTACTACCGCGGCCTGCTCTGCGTCGGCGTGCGGGAGATCGGCTTCAAGGCGGTATTCATCAGCCCCGTCGTCTACATGATCCACCACTCCTCGAAGCCGCCGATCGAGTTTCTGCTGTCGGGACCGACCGACGTGCTCTTCGGCGCCGTCGACTACAAGTCCGACTCCATCCTCCCGTCGGTGATCGCCCACGGGGTCGGGCTCGTCCTGCTCGACTGGCTCGTGTTGCACGATCCGCTGTTCGACCCGACGGCGTTTCTGCGCTCCCTCGAGTGGATCCCGGTGCCGATCTGA
- a CDS encoding DUF5789 family protein, with amino-acid sequence MSDEDEDSEPAVSLGERTAVEGAPLARVSSRLTWPKEKSEIDRLEGESVIRTPDGPRELSAVLEAVDETYFQRRQEFESEVRQVIGTGPVPTADE; translated from the coding sequence ATGAGCGACGAGGACGAGGATTCGGAACCCGCGGTCTCGCTCGGTGAACGAACGGCCGTCGAGGGAGCGCCGCTCGCCCGCGTGAGCTCGCGACTCACCTGGCCGAAAGAGAAGAGCGAGATCGACCGCCTGGAAGGGGAGAGCGTCATCCGCACGCCGGACGGACCGCGGGAGCTCTCGGCCGTCCTCGAGGCGGTCGACGAGACGTACTTCCAGCGCCGCCAGGAGTTCGAGAGCGAGGTCCGCCAGGTCATCGGCACCGGGCCGGTTCCGACCGCGGACGAGTAG
- the arcD gene encoding arginine/ornithine antiporter ArcD — MPRDFTPTTIDELDPERRPSAALALVPVLAVVLFLGIGSALLGLDPHAPLLWSIAFVGAFGYYLGYSWDDLYDGIANGLLMGLQAILILFTIYALIATWVDAGTIPAMMYYGLEVLTPTVFLPAAAVLAGVVAFAIGSSWTTVATLGVAFVGIGSGLGIPAPMTVGAVISGAYAGDKQSPLSDTTNLAAGVTNTPLYEHINRMRTGTAIAFGIAVVGFAALGLQASGAVPADQLAEIQTALEGSYAVSPAVFLPLVVTFGLALRGVPALPTLVVGTLAGVVTSILVQGTGFVPAWDVFLNGTAPETSSELVDGLLDTGGLAGSAWTISVVVAALALGGLLEKLGVLAVLAHRLSQSVTSSGSLIAGTGLSAMAVNALTAQQYMSIVLPGMTLRNLYEEFDLDSDELSRAVEAAGTPTGALIPWHAGGVFMAGATGVPTLEYAPYYLFGLLSPLVLFAMAATGRGVPTTSRAETAQAAD, encoded by the coding sequence ATGCCACGCGACTTTACACCGACGACGATCGACGAGCTGGATCCGGAGCGGCGGCCGTCGGCCGCGCTCGCGCTCGTTCCGGTTCTCGCAGTCGTTCTCTTTCTCGGGATCGGCTCCGCGCTGCTCGGACTCGATCCGCACGCCCCGCTGCTCTGGAGTATCGCCTTCGTCGGGGCCTTCGGGTACTATCTCGGGTACTCGTGGGACGACCTCTACGACGGGATCGCCAACGGGCTCCTGATGGGGCTCCAGGCGATCCTGATCCTTTTCACCATCTACGCGCTCATCGCCACCTGGGTCGACGCCGGAACGATTCCGGCGATGATGTACTACGGCCTCGAGGTGCTGACGCCGACGGTGTTCCTGCCCGCGGCGGCCGTCCTCGCGGGCGTCGTCGCGTTCGCGATCGGTTCGTCGTGGACCACGGTCGCGACCCTCGGCGTCGCGTTCGTCGGGATCGGCTCCGGGCTCGGCATTCCCGCGCCGATGACCGTCGGCGCGGTCATCTCGGGCGCGTACGCTGGTGACAAGCAGTCGCCGCTCTCGGACACGACGAACCTCGCCGCCGGGGTGACGAACACGCCGCTGTACGAGCACATCAATCGCATGCGGACGGGGACCGCCATCGCGTTCGGGATCGCGGTGGTCGGCTTCGCAGCGCTCGGGCTCCAGGCCAGCGGCGCCGTTCCCGCGGATCAACTCGCCGAGATCCAGACCGCACTCGAGGGAAGCTACGCGGTCTCGCCGGCGGTCTTCCTCCCGCTCGTCGTGACCTTCGGGCTCGCGCTCCGCGGCGTCCCGGCGCTTCCGACCCTCGTCGTCGGCACGCTCGCCGGCGTCGTTACGTCGATACTCGTCCAAGGGACGGGATTCGTCCCCGCCTGGGACGTGTTCCTGAACGGCACCGCACCCGAAACGAGTTCGGAACTCGTCGACGGCCTGCTCGATACCGGCGGTCTCGCGGGCTCGGCCTGGACGATCTCGGTCGTCGTCGCGGCGCTGGCCCTCGGCGGCCTCCTCGAGAAGCTCGGCGTGCTGGCGGTGCTCGCGCACCGACTCTCGCAGAGCGTGACGAGTTCGGGCAGCCTGATCGCCGGCACCGGCCTTTCGGCGATGGCGGTCAACGCGCTCACCGCCCAGCAGTACATGAGCATCGTCCTGCCGGGGATGACGCTGCGGAACCTCTACGAGGAGTTCGACCTGGACAGCGACGAACTCTCGCGGGCCGTCGAGGCCGCCGGCACGCCGACCGGCGCGCTGATCCCGTGGCACGCCGGCGGCGTCTTCATGGCCGGCGCGACCGGCGTGCCGACGCTCGAGTACGCGCCGTACTACCTGTTCGGACTGCTGTCGCCGCTCGTGCTGTTCGCGATGGCGGCTACCGGCCGCGGCGTGCCGACGACGAGCCGCGCCGAGACGGCACAGGCCGCGGACTGA
- a CDS encoding ATP-binding protein — protein sequence MVRWDRLASAIEGWRIVAVLGGLYVALAVGWAFVQLSEDKLLSSILVVSLFIGVPGVVLLYGGYRLPRTDVRPEFYPMVVGWCFAGLGLMLGSLALYQFEPGESISDPSRAALVFTAFGSAAGFGIGLYGGQAKTRALEIELRNRKLQQTEAELEKTVNRLEELNDELAASNERLEQFAYAASHDLQEPLRMIRSYLTLIENRYGDAFDEDGEEFLEFAVDGADRMSDMIDGLLAYSRVDTRGEPFEPVDLDDVLEDARSDLLIRIEEADAEITAESLPRVEGDVSQLRQLFQNLLGNAITYSGDEPPRVYVTAQQRGEEWRISVRDEGVGIDPADADRIFEMFQRLHDHDEESGTGIGLALCKRIVERHGGEIRVDSEPGEGSTFSFTLPAVAESGS from the coding sequence ATGGTTCGCTGGGATCGCCTCGCATCAGCGATCGAGGGGTGGCGAATCGTCGCCGTTCTCGGCGGGCTGTACGTCGCGCTCGCGGTCGGCTGGGCGTTCGTACAGCTCTCCGAGGATAAATTGCTTTCGAGTATCCTCGTCGTTTCGCTCTTCATCGGCGTTCCCGGCGTCGTGCTCCTTTACGGGGGGTATCGGTTACCCCGCACCGACGTCCGCCCCGAGTTCTATCCGATGGTCGTCGGCTGGTGCTTCGCCGGCCTCGGACTGATGCTCGGCAGCCTCGCGCTCTACCAGTTCGAGCCCGGCGAAAGCATCAGCGACCCGTCTCGAGCCGCTCTGGTGTTCACCGCGTTCGGTAGCGCCGCGGGATTCGGCATCGGGCTGTACGGCGGACAGGCCAAAACGCGAGCGCTCGAGATCGAACTGCGCAACCGGAAGCTGCAGCAGACGGAAGCGGAACTCGAGAAAACGGTGAACCGGCTCGAGGAGCTCAACGACGAGCTCGCCGCGTCGAACGAACGGTTAGAGCAGTTCGCGTACGCCGCCTCCCACGACCTGCAGGAGCCGCTGCGGATGATCAGGAGTTACCTCACGCTCATCGAGAATCGGTACGGGGACGCGTTCGACGAGGACGGCGAGGAGTTCCTCGAGTTCGCCGTCGACGGCGCCGACCGAATGAGCGACATGATCGACGGCCTGCTCGCGTACTCTCGCGTCGATACGCGCGGCGAACCGTTCGAACCCGTCGACCTGGACGACGTTCTCGAGGACGCGCGGTCGGACCTTCTGATACGGATCGAGGAGGCGGACGCCGAGATCACCGCGGAATCGCTTCCCCGCGTCGAAGGCGACGTCAGTCAACTGCGACAGCTCTTCCAGAACCTGCTCGGTAACGCGATCACGTACAGCGGCGACGAGCCGCCTCGCGTTTACGTCACGGCCCAACAACGGGGGGAAGAGTGGCGGATTTCGGTTCGCGACGAGGGCGTCGGCATCGATCCGGCCGACGCCGACCGGATCTTCGAGATGTTTCAGCGGCTCCACGACCACGACGAGGAGTCGGGGACCGGAATCGGACTGGCGCTCTGCAAGCGGATCGTCGAGCGCCACGGCGGCGAGATCCGGGTCGACTCCGAACCCGGCGAGGGTTCGACGTTCTCGTTCACGCTTCCGGCGGTCGCCGAGTCCGGATCGTGA
- a CDS encoding AI-2E family transporter yields the protein MDVRTAFFALLLVVLAAIATLILAPLLQYVLAAGLLAFVLYPAHERLESRLGPRPSALALTGVAILAAVVPVLYLSIVVLQTAFSFLNDFDEMAVVESGRELALEFGADPEAVATAEAQLVSGLEGFLGNAVDVALAELIGLLNASIRMSLGLLVLVFLLYYLLVDGRMFVTWLADVAPLEDGVRDELFDEVEVVTWAVIKSHVLVAVVEGLLGGLGFYLLGVPNVAFWTVIMIVVSFLPAIGVWLVWGPAVGYLAMTADPLAAVALLLYGLAVLSVVDNYLRAIFVDRNSGLHPAVVLVGVIGGIYLLGIMGLFLGPVLLAVFKAGLNVLNETALAAGDVRFGTVNPTASAAEKGTADD from the coding sequence ATGGACGTCCGAACCGCGTTCTTCGCCCTCCTGCTCGTCGTTCTCGCGGCGATCGCGACCCTGATCCTCGCGCCGCTGTTGCAGTACGTGCTGGCCGCCGGCCTCCTCGCGTTCGTGCTCTACCCCGCACACGAGCGACTCGAGTCGCGGCTCGGACCGCGGCCGTCGGCGCTCGCCCTCACGGGCGTCGCGATCCTCGCCGCGGTCGTGCCGGTCCTCTACCTCTCGATCGTGGTCCTCCAGACGGCGTTCTCGTTCCTGAACGATTTCGACGAGATGGCCGTCGTCGAGTCCGGAAGAGAACTCGCCCTCGAGTTCGGTGCCGATCCCGAGGCGGTGGCGACCGCCGAAGCGCAACTCGTCTCCGGACTCGAAGGCTTCCTCGGAAACGCCGTCGACGTCGCGCTCGCGGAACTGATCGGGCTGCTGAACGCCAGCATCCGGATGAGCCTGGGACTGCTGGTGCTCGTCTTCTTGCTGTACTACCTGCTGGTCGACGGGCGGATGTTCGTCACCTGGTTGGCGGACGTCGCGCCCCTCGAGGACGGGGTTCGCGACGAACTGTTCGACGAGGTCGAGGTCGTCACCTGGGCGGTAATCAAGAGTCACGTGCTCGTCGCCGTCGTCGAGGGTCTGCTCGGGGGCCTCGGATTCTACCTGCTCGGCGTCCCGAACGTCGCGTTCTGGACGGTCATCATGATCGTCGTCTCGTTCCTGCCGGCGATCGGCGTCTGGCTCGTCTGGGGACCGGCGGTCGGCTACCTCGCGATGACGGCCGATCCGCTCGCCGCGGTCGCGTTGCTCCTGTACGGACTCGCGGTGCTCTCGGTCGTCGACAACTACCTGCGAGCGATCTTCGTCGACCGGAACTCCGGGCTGCACCCCGCGGTCGTCCTGGTCGGCGTCATCGGCGGCATCTACCTGCTCGGCATCATGGGGCTGTTCCTCGGCCCCGTGCTGCTGGCGGTGTTCAAAGCCGGATTGAACGTCCTCAACGAGACCGCACTGGCCGCCGGCGACGTTCGGTTCGGGACCGTGAACCCGACAGCGTCGGCGGCGGAGAAGGGAACGGCCGACGATTGA
- a CDS encoding RNA ligase partner protein produces MSTEAFKQRFVLDTSLFITEEIRRDDESLEEAVLRLLELIANARLNLGISCYVPPTIHDELTAMLEHRDVGDEVFSKLNTWVIRKHPDRYEVSIPANVVYSFVDEMSDRVDRGLRVSEKAVRRAEARGDETIEDHDYKTEVDAVISELRDKYRGAMRTGVLDSREDFDLLILARELNAGVVTEDRGIIDWTEDFGLRYIRGREFPDLLEQYLTAVDPESKRTID; encoded by the coding sequence ATGTCCACCGAGGCGTTCAAACAGCGGTTCGTCCTCGACACGTCGCTGTTCATCACCGAGGAAATCCGCCGCGACGACGAGTCGCTCGAGGAGGCCGTGCTCAGACTGCTCGAGTTAATCGCGAACGCCCGCCTCAACCTCGGCATCTCCTGTTACGTGCCGCCGACGATCCACGACGAACTCACCGCCATGCTCGAGCACCGCGACGTCGGCGACGAGGTGTTCTCGAAGCTCAACACCTGGGTCATCCGCAAACACCCCGACCGGTACGAGGTGTCGATTCCCGCGAACGTCGTCTACAGCTTCGTCGACGAGATGAGCGACCGGGTCGACCGCGGTCTTCGCGTCTCCGAGAAGGCGGTCCGCCGGGCCGAAGCGCGCGGCGACGAAACGATCGAAGACCACGACTACAAGACCGAAGTCGACGCGGTGATCTCGGAGCTCCGCGACAAGTACCGCGGCGCGATGCGGACCGGCGTCCTCGACTCTCGGGAGGACTTCGACCTCCTAATTCTCGCTCGCGAACTCAACGCGGGCGTCGTCACCGAAGACCGCGGGATCATCGACTGGACCGAAGACTTCGGGCTCCGGTACATCCGGGGGCGGGAGTTCCCGGACCTGCTCGAGCAGTACCTCACCGCCGTCGATCCCGAGTCGAAGCGAACGATCGACTGA
- a CDS encoding HVO_2753 family zinc finger protein, with the protein MSTTDEQDTRSCVSCGINIAGTNAAAFKCPDCGTRIFRCAKCRKQSNLYECPDCGFTGP; encoded by the coding sequence ATGAGTACGACGGACGAGCAGGACACGCGATCCTGCGTTTCCTGTGGGATCAACATCGCGGGCACGAACGCCGCCGCGTTCAAGTGTCCCGACTGCGGAACGCGCATCTTCCGCTGTGCCAAGTGCCGAAAACAGAGCAACCTCTACGAGTGCCCCGACTGCGGGTTCACCGGACCCTGA
- a CDS encoding RNA ligase, giving the protein MDDTEYHRRLGIGESAFDALEEHLEHRTYEGREYRHVPDYRYGVERGTALIGGEVVRGFPKIARTLVLETGVPNQFDDRIAVEEKLNGYNVRVARVEGDQLAFTRSGMVCPFTTRMIERLVDLEALFDEHPEAMVCGEMIGPENPYTAHDYPGVDSLAFRAFDWRDRRSGEPLDVEKRRERYERFGVSQTQLLGIYDVDETASELRPTVEELDAEGREGVVMQSLDGSTQLKYTTSASSRSDLAYAFSLPFDYGQEFMFRRLLREGFQTVEWDESDDVARGRARDLGEAILLSMRDAIETVDDGGAVGERHTVRAGPETVDVLLEHLREQGLRLEIEDDRREDGDRVVTFCKRVQSSNDRIRNYLEGYIVKE; this is encoded by the coding sequence ATGGATGATACCGAGTACCACAGACGGCTCGGGATCGGGGAGTCGGCGTTCGACGCTCTCGAAGAGCACCTCGAGCACCGCACCTACGAGGGCCGGGAGTACCGCCACGTGCCGGACTACCGCTACGGCGTCGAACGCGGGACCGCCCTGATCGGGGGCGAAGTCGTCCGCGGATTCCCGAAGATCGCGCGAACGCTCGTGCTCGAAACCGGAGTTCCGAACCAGTTCGACGATCGGATCGCCGTCGAGGAGAAGCTCAACGGCTACAACGTCCGCGTCGCCCGCGTCGAGGGCGACCAGCTGGCGTTCACGCGGAGCGGCATGGTCTGTCCGTTCACGACGCGGATGATCGAGCGGCTGGTCGACCTCGAGGCCCTGTTCGACGAGCACCCGGAGGCGATGGTCTGCGGCGAGATGATCGGGCCGGAGAACCCCTATACGGCGCACGACTATCCGGGCGTGGACTCGCTGGCCTTTCGGGCGTTCGACTGGCGGGACCGCCGGTCGGGGGAGCCGCTCGACGTCGAGAAACGCCGCGAGCGGTACGAGCGCTTCGGCGTCTCGCAGACGCAACTACTCGGGATCTACGACGTCGACGAGACGGCGAGCGAACTCCGTCCGACCGTCGAGGAACTCGACGCCGAGGGACGCGAGGGCGTCGTGATGCAGTCTCTCGACGGGTCGACGCAACTCAAGTACACGACGTCGGCCTCGAGCCGAAGCGACCTCGCCTACGCGTTCTCGTTGCCGTTCGACTACGGCCAGGAATTCATGTTCCGGCGGCTGCTCAGGGAGGGGTTCCAGACCGTCGAGTGGGACGAATCAGACGACGTCGCTCGCGGGCGAGCGCGCGACCTGGGCGAGGCGATCCTGCTCTCGATGCGGGACGCCATCGAAACCGTCGACGACGGCGGCGCCGTCGGCGAACGCCACACCGTTCGTGCCGGTCCGGAGACCGTCGACGTCTTGCTCGAGCACCTCCGCGAGCAGGGGCTGCGACTCGAGATCGAAGACGACCGGCGCGAGGACGGCGACCGGGTGGTCACCTTCTGTAAGCGGGTCCAGTCCAGCAACGACAGGATCCGGAACTACCTCGAGGGGTACATCGTCAAGGAGTGA
- the nreA gene encoding DNA repair protein NreA codes for MRLDDYIESLEPDEEAERRRLAKEKSYAITDHLEEFERNFERALSGDTLVGSTAPSIFVGRSNYPDIPIGVLSPVGDEDDAESYVTDGNWYRQGYAIDDVLQRRTGLLNSNKRANVDSPSIASRLAPNVHDSWDGFVGVQREVAIADRPVDLEIGLDDKPDLGLDPGTDVATPRGPRAHARNAELRENPYVPRPVKKTLEDDDWQAQGAMTYLYRRGFDVYDINSILSAGALGESDQRRLVPTRWSITAVDDTVGQFLRGRIRNAPSIDEVQVWENEYVGNRYWIVLAPGNWEFELVEMKAPGSIWNPNPDDDIWLQSASEGYEGRSSYVEETAGAYYAARLGVLEYLESIGRQAKCLVLREVSDDYWAPVGVWQVRESVRNAFEGVPGSASDRELGERESLAGEFGEAETFHGAVSAIAAQLPISYRRLQRKSELAAGVQSNLSAFSASSDAE; via the coding sequence ATGCGCCTCGACGACTACATCGAGAGCCTCGAGCCCGACGAGGAGGCCGAGCGACGGCGTCTCGCGAAGGAGAAGTCCTACGCGATCACGGACCACCTCGAGGAGTTCGAGCGCAACTTCGAGCGGGCGTTGTCGGGCGACACGCTCGTGGGCTCGACGGCGCCCTCGATCTTCGTCGGGCGGTCGAACTATCCCGACATCCCGATCGGGGTGCTCTCGCCGGTCGGCGACGAGGACGACGCCGAGTCGTACGTCACCGACGGGAACTGGTACCGACAGGGGTACGCTATCGACGACGTGCTCCAGCGCCGGACCGGACTGCTGAACTCGAACAAGCGCGCGAACGTCGACTCGCCGAGCATCGCGAGCCGACTGGCGCCGAACGTCCACGACAGCTGGGACGGGTTCGTCGGCGTCCAGCGCGAGGTCGCCATCGCGGATCGGCCGGTCGACCTCGAAATCGGTCTCGACGACAAACCGGACCTCGGACTGGACCCGGGAACGGACGTCGCCACCCCGCGAGGGCCGCGAGCGCACGCCCGGAACGCCGAACTCCGGGAGAACCCGTACGTTCCCCGGCCGGTGAAGAAGACCCTGGAGGACGACGACTGGCAGGCCCAGGGCGCGATGACCTACCTCTACCGGCGCGGCTTCGACGTCTACGACATCAACTCGATCCTCTCGGCCGGCGCGCTCGGCGAGAGCGACCAGCGACGGCTGGTCCCGACGCGCTGGTCGATCACGGCGGTCGACGACACGGTCGGCCAGTTCCTGCGCGGCCGCATCCGGAACGCGCCCAGCATCGACGAGGTGCAGGTCTGGGAGAACGAGTACGTGGGCAACCGGTACTGGATCGTGCTCGCGCCCGGTAACTGGGAGTTCGAACTCGTCGAGATGAAGGCGCCGGGCAGCATCTGGAACCCCAACCCGGACGACGACATCTGGCTCCAGAGCGCCTCGGAGGGGTACGAGGGGCGCTCGAGCTACGTCGAGGAGACCGCCGGCGCGTACTACGCCGCCCGACTCGGCGTTCTGGAGTACCTCGAGTCGATCGGCCGTCAGGCGAAGTGTCTCGTCCTCCGGGAGGTGAGCGACGACTACTGGGCGCCGGTCGGCGTCTGGCAGGTCCGCGAGAGCGTGCGCAACGCCTTCGAGGGCGTTCCCGGGAGCGCGAGCGACCGGGAGCTCGGCGAGCGGGAATCGCTCGCCGGCGAGTTCGGTGAGGCCGAGACGTTCCACGGAGCGGTTTCGGCGATCGCCGCACAGCTTCCGATCTCCTACCGGCGTCTGCAGCGCAAGTCGGAGCTCGCGGCCGGCGTGCAGTCGAATCTCAGCGCCTTCTCGGCCTCTTCCGACGCGGAGTGA
- a CDS encoding MBL fold metallo-hydrolase produces MAVLETPGHTPGHVSLTFPERDLLIAGDALVADGDEPLSGPKPEFTPDMERATESVGRLAELDVDGTLCYHGGYVEEGTDRIEEIYADSRE; encoded by the coding sequence ATGGCGGTGCTCGAGACCCCCGGGCACACGCCGGGCCACGTCTCGCTGACCTTCCCCGAGCGCGACCTGCTGATCGCCGGGGACGCGCTCGTCGCGGACGGCGACGAACCGCTCTCGGGACCGAAACCGGAGTTCACGCCGGACATGGAACGCGCGACCGAATCCGTCGGTCGACTCGCCGAACTGGACGTCGACGGGACGCTGTGTTATCACGGCGGCTACGTCGAGGAAGGGACCGACAGAATCGAGGAGATCTACGCGGACTCGCGCGAGTGA
- a CDS encoding DUF302 domain-containing protein: protein MSLPIDPAEIDPDDVGEKQAVLEMEHGEAIEHVREVCEDVGFGIPVEFSPSELLNEKVDADRDPYYVLGACNPAIANEALDETLRIGGLFPCNMIVWEEEPGRQRVYHLSIMKIARLLDIAPNDETWAEIIDTTGDLAEEAFEKFDSVDEETTD, encoded by the coding sequence ATGAGTCTGCCAATCGACCCGGCCGAGATCGACCCGGACGACGTCGGCGAGAAACAGGCCGTCCTCGAGATGGAACACGGGGAGGCGATCGAACACGTCCGCGAGGTCTGCGAGGACGTCGGCTTCGGCATCCCCGTCGAGTTCTCCCCGTCGGAATTGCTCAACGAGAAGGTCGACGCCGACCGCGACCCCTACTACGTGCTCGGCGCCTGCAACCCCGCGATCGCGAACGAGGCGCTCGACGAGACCTTGCGGATCGGCGGGCTCTTCCCCTGTAACATGATCGTCTGGGAGGAAGAACCGGGCCGACAGCGGGTGTACCACCTCTCGATCATGAAGATCGCCCGCCTGCTCGATATCGCCCCGAACGACGAGACGTGGGCGGAGATCATCGACACCACCGGGGACCTCGCCGAGGAGGCGTTCGAGAAGTTCGACTCGGTCGACGAAGAGACGACGGACTGA
- a CDS encoding DUF7344 domain-containing protein, producing the protein MKKRENAPSTAESLPRDDEVAILRSSRRRTLLALLTAYDRTLTTNDLTKEIAVRERDESITDVPGDVLARIAISLHHAHIPKLVDAGLVEYDEKRHLVDPTEKLAHLEPRLSRAAV; encoded by the coding sequence ATGAAAAAGCGAGAGAACGCACCTTCGACCGCCGAGTCACTCCCGAGAGACGACGAGGTTGCTATCCTTCGGAGTTCCCGTCGTCGAACCCTGCTCGCTCTGCTCACCGCGTACGATCGGACGCTGACGACGAACGATCTGACGAAGGAAATCGCCGTCCGAGAACGGGACGAATCCATAACGGACGTTCCGGGCGACGTACTGGCTCGGATCGCTATTTCACTTCATCACGCTCACATTCCGAAGCTGGTCGACGCGGGCCTCGTCGAGTACGACGAAAAACGGCACCTCGTAGATCCGACGGAAAAACTCGCTCACCTGGAACCGCGTCTTTCGCGGGCAGCGGTGTAA